AACTGCAGCTAGGAAACTATTAGATAGACAGATGTCAATCAATAGTGTCCCCAAAAAGGtactaattaatttgttttatttaatttggcGTGTGTGCATAGCACCTTCGCGTTTTGGGGGTAATTGTTGAATGTGTCTCCAAGTGAAAGAGTTGAATAGTAATACCAGGATCTGCAAGGCTGTTGCCCAAAACTTCAAAGACTAACCCTTAAGAATGATTTCTCTCTATATGAATGGCTTACTTGATGGAGTAAGATATTGTTATAGCATTTATCTTTATTGCAATGTGATTGATTATAGTTTTAGTCTTTGAGGTTTCTTAAGATGaatcttttttcatttttatagatGTGGCACTTAATAAATTTAGGATGAGAGTATCTttttaactttcaaatagtttttttttttttttaactttcaagTGAAGATGACAGGTTTCTCCCATCTTTTTATCCTAGGGAGAACAATTATCCTCCATAAGGCTTTGCTTGGTATGAAGGATGGAAGGAGTGAGgatgtaaaatttttaatctacAAAGGAGTGAGGATAGGAAATATGTCAAGATTCATAACAGCTTCCTACTTTATAGTTTGACCGTTAAAATCCTCGCTCCTCATCCTTCATGCCAAGCTGAGCCTAAATGTTCTGTATTATTCCTTAGGTGGTTATTTCCCTTGATGCAACATGGAGAGGGGCAAAGAGTAAAAAGCTTGAGTGGCTATATATTTTGGATTTGCCAGCAGAATACATCTCATAGCAGTGACAAAAAAAACATTCGAAAAGCTACGGATTATTTTGCATGTGATTATTTGAAGGCCAGATTTCATCACCTTACTCTCAATGCATTATAAATCTTCTCTTTGCTTTGCAATCTACAGCAATGCACATTAGCATGTTATTATTGATTTTCTGATAAATTTCTTCTGTTATTAGTTCTATGTTGCTTGGACGGAATTCATCCTTGAGATTTCTCTTACTATAATTAGATTACAGGACATAAAAATCCAATTTTTTCTTCAATATGCCAgttttataatgtaattaattCTTGTACGATGAACCTCAGTTGTGATTTACAATTGGTCCCAGTGATACTAGTGAGTGTTACAGCTGATAGAAGTTTCTCTTAAGAATTCAATATTGTTATGCTCCTAATAGATATTTCAAATGCTTCACTCAAGCATCTTTAAGAGATCCATATGTTCTACTATAATGGTTTATATTTCACTTTCTCAGGTCATTGCACATCTTCTGAAGCCTCGTGGTTGGAAACCACCAGTTTGTCGACAGTTTTTCTTAGATTGCAACGAAATAGCAGATCTCTGTGAAAGCGCCGAACGAATATTTACTGTTGAACCAACTGTTCTACAGCTGAAAGCTCCTATTAAGATTTTTGGTGATCTACATGGTCAATTTGGGGATCTTATGCGTCTTTTTGATGAATATGGTGCACCTTCAACAGCTGGGGACATTGCGTAAGTGTTTGGTCAAAATATCTTGTTTTCTGAGGGCGCTTTATCAGAGTGATGTTTCAGCATACTAAGGGTTTCAACTGACCTTTTAATATCTATAAATACTATTCTCTTCTCGTGTGTAATCTGCAGGCCCTGTAATGTATCTTAAatcttacattttatttatttgatactaATTTTGTGTAAATTACTATCAGATATATCGATTATCTCTTCTTAGGGGATTATGTGGACCGGGGCCAACACAGCTTGGAGACCATTACTCTTCTGCTTGCTTTGAAGGTAATTATAGAAGttcggtacttttactctcttctCATGCTCACTTTTACTTCCTATTGAAGTTGAGACAAACCATGATTTTCATATAATTATGTTAATGTTGCAGGTTGAGTATCCCAATAATGTACATTTAATTCGAGGGAATCATGAAGCTGCGGATATCAATGCACTTTTTGGCTTCCGGATTGAGTGTATTGAGCGCATGGTATTGTTTCATGCATTAGAAAAATGTTGGTTATGCTTTGTATAATAACATTTTTGTTGCAAATCTGATGGATTGTGTAACAGGGTGAGAGAGATGGAATATGGGTGTGGCACCGCATAAACCGTTTATTCAATTGGCTTCCTTTGGCAGCTCTAATTGAAAAGAAAATCATTTGTATGCATGGTGGCATTGGTCGGTCTATAAATCATGTGGAACAGATTGAGAATTTACAGCGCCCAATTACAATGGAAGCAGGCTCGATTGTTCTTATGGATTTATTATGGTTAGAGaatgttattatttgttttggTCATGAAATATATAGTATTCATTGCTTTAATTTGCTGATGCATTCTACATCCATTTTCTTACTCCAGGTCTGATCCAACAGAAAATGATAGTGTAGAAGGATTGCGACCAAATGCTAGAGGTCCAGGTTTGGTTACTTTTGGGGTGAGCATGCTACTTTAAAACTACTGTTAAACTACGGCAGTTCAAGTCCTTTATAGCTACATGTTGCATTGATTTCAATATTTGAGAAGTACTTAGATGGGCAATTTGATTGTTGCTGGCTGGTTGATCTCCTTATTCTACCCATAAAATTGTATCTCTCTCCCTTCAACAGCTTTAGATGGAATGATGCTACCCTTAAAACCCTTGAAAGTTAAATGCTTTTGACTTGGGATTCTTGTTTAAATTGCTTCTGTGTTCCTTTTCCTCCTTGCTTATGCATGTCTATATCTAAGTAAAACGGTCTTTGTTGATATCTCAAGTGCCAATTTTGCTAATGTTTTGTAAATGGTTTTTCCTAATGCAGCCTGATCGTGTTATGGAATTCTGCAATAACAATGATCTCCAGTTGATTGTTCGTGCTCATGAGTGTGTTATGGATGGCTTCGAGCGGTTTGCCCAGGGACATTTAATTACCCTTTTCTCTGCTACCAATTATTGTGGTGTGTCCCTGACTCATGTTTTAATTTACATACCTTTTGTCTATCAGGTCCACAAACAATTTAGCCTTTAAATTTTGCATCATGCTTGTCTTTGTAGGTACTGCTAATAATGCTGGTGCAATCTTAGTTTTGGGTAGAGATCTCGTGGTAGTTCCTAAACTCATTCATCCTTTACCCCCAGCAATGTCATCACCAGAAGCATCCCCAGAACGTCATATAGAAGATACATGGATGCAGGTGCTTCCTCTTTCTCTTTGTTATCAGTAATTGAACTTCTGCTATTTCTGCAATGATTTTTACTTGTACTACATGGACTGCTTTAATGATGTTAATTTTTGTGTTTATGGGATCAGGAGCTGAATGCTAACAGGCCTCCAACACCAACTAGAGGTCGTCCTCAAGTAGCAAATGATCGAGGCTCTCTTGCTTGGATATAGTAGATCCTTCCAATTGTTTCTATATACATACTCCTTCAGGCTCATGCTATACCACATGGGGATTCTGGTTTTCTGGATAGAGCATGCTGCCATATACAGGCATTTTCCTACCTTGTAATCTCTCCCATTAGAAGTTAGAAGGGTTTACAAGATTTTGGTTTTTTGCGGTTTTCAGCAGACTATAGGCATTGAGATCATGAAAATGATACCAAGTTCCCGAACCTGATTGCATACAGTGTAAGTGAGCTTTTCGTAATGTGCTGAAAGTTGCAGTTCGGGCTTCTTCTGTAAATTGAGCCACTGGCAGGTGGAAAGTTGGCAATTGGGTGGATTCTTCAAATGGGTTGGTAGTAATTTTCacatttagtttatatatttatatatatatattcatcattttaggattaaatatTTTTCGGTCCTCCTTTGAGGTCCATTATATGTGATGATGATGAgagataaatataataaatatgtgTATCATATAGAGGGTATAGATTGGTGTAATTTTCATCCTATGTGCTGTGTACAATAGTGTAATGTTTTTTGTGTGAAGATAAAAGAAACCATAGTAAACAACACGAGAAAGTTTAGGAAGGTGTGATCatcgttttttatttttattttttgtgggGGTTAGCTTTTGGTTGCTGCTATTTTTATGCAATTATTTTAGTTTACATTTACATCCTTGTTCTGATCTGATTTTAGGTTATGTCAACCACAGTTCCAAGTGTttgattcttcttcttttttattattacaaaTAATAACTAATGTAACATATTGTTTAATTTTATGAAGTACCATTTGATTGAAATTACTGCTATATAATTAAGTTATAAGTGAAATTATATCAGCAAAGTTTAAACTCTGACAAGGAGTTCTTTATACTGTTGATCtataaaattctttttaaaacttTCCTATAGAAATAAGAATGACTTGTTTCATGTTAATTTTTACAGTTTAATCTTCAaataagtattttataatttatttccatttttaagATCTTGTTGACATTTTAAAGTACGTAAATTAAACACAACATCCTTCATTTTTGCTTTTTATAATAATGGtagtaattattaaaataaaaatatactttataGAGGACTAGTGTTCCGCAAAAATTTATTCACATCAAAGCAATGTCGCATCATATTGTCACCAATCACAAAATAACGTCAATACTTCACATCAACTATACTGATTTATATCGATCTGTACGGATTCACACCACCGACGAGTACTATTTTTATCTTGCGATCAGTTTATATTATTTCCCCATATCATTCAGAAACAAAAATGCCACGCTTCGTATTGATAATTTAGTAGGTAGAAATACATATAATGAGATGGTGTTATATCATATATTAAGAAAAATGTATATCATATTACACGTGAGtgaaaaaaacattttatataaaaaaaatgtttttaaaattaatttaacaataaatataGGTGGGATGGTAAAAAGCTTGTATATAAATCCTTTAAACACGCCTCatccttaattattttattttaagtatgaAAAAACAAAATAGTATGTCAGTCCTAAAATACATATCATATGTTATGAAACCTGAAAAATGAACTATATATTGCATATACTTGAAAAGATACTAAAAAACACGAAACAGGTAAATTCAGAGGGGTTCATTAAAAGAGGGTGATACCAATAcatatcaaatattggaataacaCTGAGTAGGTTGGTTGAAAGCTacattgtaaaataataatagtgaGAAAGGGAAGTTAAGTAGAGCAGTAGCCAGCAATTAACCCCGCTTTACGGGCCTCTGAACATACGATTTGTTGGGATCCTCTGTCTTCAGTTTCGGGGGACGAAGTTCTCCTTTCTTCGACTGTAAACATACATACAAACCCGtcaatctttttccttttttaaattaGCAATGACTCCAGAAAATCCCTGACTTCACCAATATTTTATAACCTTTACCTTTTTCCCTGACTTCATAAAATCCCTCCAACTTGAAACCTGACCAATACATGAAAAACCCATAATTTAATAGACTGGACTGCAAGATATCATATCTTAAAAGCTGTTCAACTATCCAATAACCGTAAGTGTAAAGTCATCATCTAAGGTAGTCAACTTATAAAAATAAAGCCGGAGAAAACATACTCGCTGTTCCCTTGTTCCTTCCCACTGCTCCTCATGTTCACGCTTCCGTTTCCACATCTCCTTTTGCTCTTCTTCATCCTTCTTTAGTCGACCTTCTTCTTCAGATATCTGAAGATGAAATAAGAACAGATGATTTAACTCATCATAGTAATAGTAAAGCCTGAGCGAGAACAACTAAAGAATGCAAAGGATATTAACAGAACCCAACATACCCTCATTGCCATTTTTCTCCGCCGCCATTCCTGCTCGGTCAATAACTCTCTAACCTTCAATTTCAGCTCCTGCTGGAACTCCTCTGATTGTTCATATTCTAGTTCAGATTTTCCCTGCAAATAAACAGACTAGCTTAGTCTCTTCTCTTGCCATAAAAATCTAGAGGAATTGGATGGGACAGGTCAGCACTAAACATCAAATTTCATGGGAAGGTAATATCAGACATAGAAAAGCAACGAGAACATTTAtcacaaatattattttaaagcaTACAAAAACAGATATTCAATCAAGGCTGCATATTGACAGATAATTGAGCCTCCATTACTTCCTCTAAGCATAAAAGCTAAAACTCTAATTACACCAAATCGGTCTATGTGAAACTTAtaaggaaaatattttaaggaCATACCTCGTCAACTAATGACTTTAGTTTGGAAGCTGTGTCTTTCTTTAACTGCTTCTTCCTCTTAGCTCTAAGTTCTTCTGCACATTGCATCAAATGAAACATGAGAACTTATTTCAGTTACCgaaggttttagatttattttgtttattcatGCAAGAAAGGAAAAAAGATAAAGAGACAAAGCT
The sequence above is drawn from the Gossypium hirsutum isolate 1008001.06 chromosome A05, Gossypium_hirsutum_v2.1, whole genome shotgun sequence genome and encodes:
- the LOC107959227 gene encoding J domain-containing protein spf31, yielding MGESNSSVDEDLLLKEFFAEVSEVERDNEVVRILSCFKLNPFEFLKLPFDSSLDDVKKQYRKLSLMVHPDKCKHPQAKEAFGALAKAQQQLLDQQERDYILSQVTAAKEELRAKRKKQLKKDTASKLKSLVDEGKSELEYEQSEEFQQELKLKVRELLTEQEWRRRKMAMRISEEEGRLKKDEEEQKEMWKRKREHEEQWEGTREQRVSSWRDFMKSGKKSKKGELRPPKLKTEDPNKSYVQRPVKRG